The Marispirochaeta aestuarii genome contains the following window.
AAAGCTATAGCCGACGGTGCCCGGAAAACCGGACTGAAGTTCTAGGGGGATATGGTGGAAAGACGAGATCGAGATAATCGCGATAGAGATCGGGATAAAGAATTTACTGAGAAGCTGATAAAACTGAACCGTGTCGCCAAGGTCGTCAAGGGTGGTCGCCGCTTTTCCTTCTCCGCTCTGGTAGTCGTTGGAGATCAGAAGGGCCGTGTAGGTCTGGGCTTTGGAAAGGCAAACGATGTAACCGAGGCGATCCGCAAGAGTATTGAGAAGGCAAAGAAGAATATGATAAACCTGCCTCTTAAAAATGGTACTCTGCCGCATGAAGTTATCGGTCAGTTCAAAAGTGCCGAGGTGCTCATGAAACCCGCGGCCCCGGGTACCGGCGTAATCGCCGGAGGTCCGGTACGTGCGGTTATGGATGTGAGTGGTGTTACCGATATCCTGAGTAAATCTCTGGGCTCCAAAAATACCATAAACATCGTAAAAGCGGTGTTTGAAGGCTTTAACAATATCCTCGACGCCAAAGAGGTTGCGAGGAACCGTGGTAAGAGCCTTGCGGAAATGTGGGGGTAAGGTATGAAATTACGGATCAAACTTGTTAACAGCGTAATTGGACGCCCGCAGAACCAGAGGCGGGTAGTTGAAGCCCTGGGCTTAAAAAAGCTGAACAGCACGGCTGACCATGACGATGTCCCATCTATCCGGGGTATGGTCAGGAAGGTTTCTCACCTGGTTCAGGTAGAGGAGATCAAATAATATGGAATTGCATGCACCGAAAGGTTCTACAAAGAAAAAGATAATTGTGGGTCGTGGAAACTCCGCTCGACGGGGACGGACCTCTGGTAAAGGAAACAACGGTCAGAACGCACGTTCCGGTGGAGGGGTCCGACCCGGATTCGAGGGCGGGCAGATGCCTCTCTACAGGCGGGTTGCACGGCGGGGATTTTCAAATTATCCTTTTAAAAAGGAATATCTGCCGGTAAACCTCGAGCTGATCGAAAAGAAATTTGCCGACGGCGAAACTGTCAGCCTGGAAACTCTCAAAGAGAAGAAGCTTGTCAAGGGCAAGAACGTTGCCGTAAAAATTCTTGCGAACGGTGAAATAACAAAGAAGCTGACCTTCCAGGTTGATCATGTTTCATCCGCTGCAAAAGAAAAGATCGAGAAAGCCGGCGGTACTGTTGCCGTTGCTGCTCAGGAGAAAAGCGAAAAAAACGCCGAAGAAAAAGGCGAATAGGACTGAACTGATATGGCGACGAATCCACTAGTTGATATTTTCCGTATCCGCGACCTCAGACAAAGGATATTGTTTACCCTCGGAATGCTGGTTGTCTTTCGGCTTGGGGCCAACCTTCCAATTCCAGGTATAAACGTGAAAGCTTTGAATCTCTACTTTATGTCTCAGCAGGGAGGTGCGGGGGTCGGTATTACCGAGTATATCGACTTCTTTGCGGGTGGAGCGTTTAAGAACTTCTCCATTTTTATGCTTGGTATAATGCCCTACATCTCCACCTCGATCATCATGCAGCTTCTGGTGCTGGTTTTCCCCAGCCTCAAGCGCATAAGTGAACAGGAGGGGGGACGAAAGAAGATACAGCGCTACACTCGTTACGGAACGGTAGTAATATGTCTGATCCAGTCCTATGCCGTAACCATATATGCAAATCAGATCCCTGATGCCATAAACATAAACCGGACGGCTTATACTTTCATCGCAATGCTGACTGTTACGACGGGAACGATATTTCTTATGTGGATTGGCGAACAGATCAGTCAGCGGGGGATCGGTAACGGTATATCCCTGCTTATCTTCGCCGGTATCGTTGCCAGGATGCCCGCTGCATTTATCACCCTTATCGAGAAGGTGCAGATCGGCGAGCTGAACCCTGTCTTCGTTATTCTGGTCCTTGGAATGTTCATAGCAGTCATTGGGCTTGTAATCTACGAGCAGCAGGGTCAGCGAAAAATCCCGGTTCAGTATGCAAAGAGGGTGGTCGGTCGAAGGATGTACGGCGCACAAAACACCTACATACCCTTCAAAATCAACCCGTCAGGTGTAATACCTGTAATCTTTGCCTCCAGTGTACTGACCTTCCCGCTGCAGATTGCGGGAAACCTGGGGGGACAGGTAAGCTGGCTTCAGAGTCTCAGTTACTGGTTGCGGCCGAACGGTATTCCCTATCTTATTATGTACACCCTCTTGATTATCTTTTTTGCATACTTCTATACTCAGGTGACCCTGAATCCCCATGAAATTGCAAAACAGATACGGGAGAACGGGGGATCCATTCCCGGTATACGTACCGATAAGATTGAAGAGTATTTGAATACAATTTTGAGCCGGATTATACTGCCCGGTGCATTATTCCTGGCTTTTATTGCAGTTATACCTTCCATCGTGCAGATGCTCTTTAACTTTCCTCTGGAAGTGGCTATGCTGATGGGTGGAACATCGCTGCTTATTATGGTAGGTGTAGACCTTGATACGATGTCCCAGATCGAGGGACACCTGAGGATGCACCATCATGACGGCCTGGTTAAGAAGGGCAAAATTCGATCAAGAAACCTATAAGGGGACCTATATGAAGGTAAGAGTTAGCGTTAAACCTATGTGTGATAAATGCAAGGTTATTAAGCGGCGCGGCGTTGTCCGGATAATTTGCGATAATCCCAAACACAAGCAGCGTCAGAAGTAGGAGATCCATAAATGGCACGTATTGCAGGTATCGACCTTCCAAATAAAATGACAAAGATTGCCCTGACCTATATTTACGGTATAGGAAGATCTTTGGCCATAGAGGTTTGCGAGAAAGCGGGTGTTGATCCCGATGCAAAAATAAATGATCTGACTGCAGACGAGGTAAACAATATTCGTCAGTTGCTGGATAATGAGTATACCGTTGAGGGCCGTCTGAGGACCGAAACAGCGCTCAATATCAAGCGGCTTATGGATATCGGGTGCTATCGCGGCTTACGGCACCGTCGAGGTTTACCCCTTCGAGGTCAGAGGACAAAAACGAACGCGCGTACCCGGAAGGGTAAGAGAAAGACCGTCGCCAACAAGAAAAAAGCGACCAAGTAGTCAAAGGAGCATACATTGGCTAAGGTTAAGAAGAAGAAAGAGAAAAAGACGGTATACGAAGGTCAGGTCTACATACAGGCTACCTTCAATAATACCATCGTTACTATCACTGATATGACAGGAAACGCCGTTTCATGGGCATCCGCCGGTGGATTGGGCTTTAAGGGTGCAAAAAAATCCACACCCTATGCGGCCCAGACTACAGCCGAAACGGCGGCCAAGAAGGCTATGGATTATGGCCTTCGGGAAGTGCATGTCAAGGTAAAGGGTCCGGGAATGGGACGCGAGTCTGCGATTCGTTCCCTTGGTAATCTGGGACTGGCGGTAAAGAGCATTCGCGATATTACCCCCATCCCGCATAATGGTTGCCGGCCCCGGAAGAGCAGAAGGGTATAAGGAGTTACAGACATGGCAAGATACGTAGGACCTGCCTGCCGGCTCTGTCGCGCAGAACACACAAAATTATTTCTTAAGGGTGAACGCTGTAACTCCCCTAAGTGTCCCATAAACAAAAAACGTCCTTCCCCGGGGAAAGGTCCCCGCGAAAGGATGAAAAAGATGTCAGACTACGGGATACAGCTTCGGGAGAAGCAGAAACTGAAGAGAATGTACATGTTGCTTGAGAAGCAGTTCAAGATTCTCTTCGACAAAGCAGAACGCATGAAGGGAATTACCGGTGAAAACCTGATAACCCTTCTGGAAAGCAGAATTGATAACATCGTTTATCGGCTGCACTTCGCTTCTTCACGTTCACAGGCCCGACAGCTCGTTAACCATGGGCATATAAAGGTGAACGGCCGACGTGTGACTATTCCCTCCTACCTGGTAAGGGAAAATGATGTTATAGAAGTGCATGAAACAAGCAAAAAGCTTGTAAATATCAAGGAGAGCCTCAAGCAGTTCTCCCGGTCCGGGGTAAGTCCCTGGCTTGAGTTGAATCCTGATGAAATGAGGGGAAAGGTTCTGGCTCTACCCCGCCGTTCTGATGTAACTGAACTTGCAGATGTAAAAGAACATCTCATTGTAGAGCTCTATTCTCGGTAAGGTGGTGACATGGCGCGCAAGAACTTAATGAAAGGATTCAAAAAACCTAAGGGTATTACATTCGAGCATTCGGAGGTAAACCAAAATTACGGTAAGTTCATCGCTTATCCTTTTGAAAGAGGATTCGGTACTACCATTGGAAACACCTTGCGCCGTGTATTACTCAGTTCCATACAGGGATATGCGATTACTGCGGTAAAGATTACCTCCTATGACAGTGAGGGGACTCCGCACATTATTTCTTCAGAGTTTGAATCGATCCCGGAAGTCGTTGAAGACACTCCGGAGATTATTAACAACCTGAAATCGCTGAATGTGCGTTTACCCAATGATACAGAGCAGAAAACCGTTCTGATCGAGTTCAAGGGACCTGGAGAGGTTACCGGAGACTCGATCGCGCAGGCAACGGATATTGAGGTAATTAATAAGGATCTTAAAATTGCAACCCTGATGGAGAATGCAAACATCGATATCGAAATACAGGTGGATCTTGGACGTGGGTATATCCCCGCTGAGACCAACGAAAAATATATCGATGTTATCGGTACAATCCCCGTCGATGCAGTGTTTTCACCGGTAAAGAGGGTGAAGTACTCCATAGAAAATACCAGGGTTGGACAGCGCAGCGATTATGACAAGCTGGTACTCGAGGTGTACACGGATGGTACCATTGCCCCGGATGATGCTGTAGCCGAGGCTGCAAAGATCGCTAAAGATCATTTTTGC
Protein-coding sequences here:
- the rpmJ gene encoding 50S ribosomal protein L36, with product MKVRVSVKPMCDKCKVIKRRGVVRIICDNPKHKQRQK
- a CDS encoding DNA-directed RNA polymerase subunit alpha, with product MARKNLMKGFKKPKGITFEHSEVNQNYGKFIAYPFERGFGTTIGNTLRRVLLSSIQGYAITAVKITSYDSEGTPHIISSEFESIPEVVEDTPEIINNLKSLNVRLPNDTEQKTVLIEFKGPGEVTGDSIAQATDIEVINKDLKIATLMENANIDIEIQVDLGRGYIPAETNEKYIDVIGTIPVDAVFSPVKRVKYSIENTRVGQRSDYDKLVLEVYTDGTIAPDDAVAEAAKIAKDHFCIFINFDEDSVTGDDELDEDEERIRAILDTPVEELELSVRSSNCLKNANIKTIGDLTRRTEDDIAKTRNFGKKSLTEIKEKLQEWNLYLGMTDYSVLKDSDRFMKGKEEDEA
- the rpsE gene encoding 30S ribosomal protein S5 yields the protein MVERRDRDNRDRDRDKEFTEKLIKLNRVAKVVKGGRRFSFSALVVVGDQKGRVGLGFGKANDVTEAIRKSIEKAKKNMINLPLKNGTLPHEVIGQFKSAEVLMKPAAPGTGVIAGGPVRAVMDVSGVTDILSKSLGSKNTINIVKAVFEGFNNILDAKEVARNRGKSLAEMWG
- the rpsM gene encoding 30S ribosomal protein S13; translation: MARIAGIDLPNKMTKIALTYIYGIGRSLAIEVCEKAGVDPDAKINDLTADEVNNIRQLLDNEYTVEGRLRTETALNIKRLMDIGCYRGLRHRRGLPLRGQRTKTNARTRKGKRKTVANKKKATK
- the rpsK gene encoding 30S ribosomal protein S11, whose protein sequence is MAKVKKKKEKKTVYEGQVYIQATFNNTIVTITDMTGNAVSWASAGGLGFKGAKKSTPYAAQTTAETAAKKAMDYGLREVHVKVKGPGMGRESAIRSLGNLGLAVKSIRDITPIPHNGCRPRKSRRV
- the rpmD gene encoding 50S ribosomal protein L30, which codes for MKLRIKLVNSVIGRPQNQRRVVEALGLKKLNSTADHDDVPSIRGMVRKVSHLVQVEEIK
- the rpsD gene encoding 30S ribosomal protein S4; the protein is MARYVGPACRLCRAEHTKLFLKGERCNSPKCPINKKRPSPGKGPRERMKKMSDYGIQLREKQKLKRMYMLLEKQFKILFDKAERMKGITGENLITLLESRIDNIVYRLHFASSRSQARQLVNHGHIKVNGRRVTIPSYLVRENDVIEVHETSKKLVNIKESLKQFSRSGVSPWLELNPDEMRGKVLALPRRSDVTELADVKEHLIVELYSR
- the rplO gene encoding 50S ribosomal protein L15, translating into MELHAPKGSTKKKIIVGRGNSARRGRTSGKGNNGQNARSGGGVRPGFEGGQMPLYRRVARRGFSNYPFKKEYLPVNLELIEKKFADGETVSLETLKEKKLVKGKNVAVKILANGEITKKLTFQVDHVSSAAKEKIEKAGGTVAVAAQEKSEKNAEEKGE
- the secY gene encoding preprotein translocase subunit SecY, which produces MATNPLVDIFRIRDLRQRILFTLGMLVVFRLGANLPIPGINVKALNLYFMSQQGGAGVGITEYIDFFAGGAFKNFSIFMLGIMPYISTSIIMQLLVLVFPSLKRISEQEGGRKKIQRYTRYGTVVICLIQSYAVTIYANQIPDAININRTAYTFIAMLTVTTGTIFLMWIGEQISQRGIGNGISLLIFAGIVARMPAAFITLIEKVQIGELNPVFVILVLGMFIAVIGLVIYEQQGQRKIPVQYAKRVVGRRMYGAQNTYIPFKINPSGVIPVIFASSVLTFPLQIAGNLGGQVSWLQSLSYWLRPNGIPYLIMYTLLIIFFAYFYTQVTLNPHEIAKQIRENGGSIPGIRTDKIEEYLNTILSRIILPGALFLAFIAVIPSIVQMLFNFPLEVAMLMGGTSLLIMVGVDLDTMSQIEGHLRMHHHDGLVKKGKIRSRNL